Proteins encoded together in one Xenopus laevis strain J_2021 chromosome 6L, Xenopus_laevis_v10.1, whole genome shotgun sequence window:
- the LOC108718457 gene encoding unconventional myosin-Id-like, whose amino-acid sequence MFYWIYSTAVWRGLSKSPLTPLVFTFTRRLERGRIYTYIGEVVVSVIPYTSMELYGKVMIDFYRSRELYERSPHLYAIADAAYKAMKCRAQDTCIVISGESGSGQTEASKYISQYLAAITNPTQRQEVERVNNVLLKSNCVLEAFGNAKTNRNDKSIRFGKYKDINL is encoded by the exons ATGTTCTATTGGATTTACAGCACTGCTGTCTGGAGAGGCCTGAGCAAGTCTCCTCTCACCCCACTCGTGTTCACCTTCACCCGCAGGTTAGAGAGGGGCAGGATTTACACCTACATTGGGGAAGTTGTGGTGTCAGTGATCCCCTACACATCCATGGAACTGTACGGCAAAGTAATGATTGACTTTTACCGGAGTCGGGAGTTATACGAGCGCTCCCCACACCTTTACGCCATTGCAGACGCCGCATATAAAGCCATGAAGTGCCGAGCTCAGGACACCTGTATTGTTATATCAG GAGAGAGCGGCTCTGGACAGACAGAAGCAAGCAAGTATATCTCGCAGTATTTAGCAGCCATCACCAACCCAACCCAGCGCCAGGAGGTGGAAAG AGTAAATAATGTCCTGTTGAAGTCTAACTGCGTCCTGGAAGCCTTTGGCAACGCCAAGACCAACCGCAACGACAAATCCATCCGCTTCGGCAAGTACAAGGACATCAACTTATAA